The window GACTTTATCCGAAATCGGGTTTGCCTTAAGGATGAACAAAACGGTAGTGGGTTTTAAGACCTGGGATATCCCTGGAGTTGTGAAGGCGTCAACTGTTCAAGAGACGTTAGAATTGATTGCAAAAAATCTAAGTGAATAAATAAGGAGGATATATGGCAAGAGAGTATTTGAATTTCATCAACGGTAAATTTGTGCCGGCAAAATCGGGTAAAAAGTACGAGAATCGCAACCCGGCAGATACCGATGATTTAATCGGCATATTTCCATCATCAGGAGCCGAGGATGTTGATGAGGCGGTTCGGGCAGCGAAGATGGCGTATCCGGCATGGCGTGCGCTGCCAGTACCCAAAAGAGGTGAAATAATCCGACGGGCAACCGAGATACTGATCAAGCGTAAAGAAGAACTGGCACGACTGATGACCCGGGAAATGGGGAAGGTTCTAAAAGAGACCAGGGGAGATGTTCAGGAGGCAATTGACACTGGACTTTATGCAGCGGGTGAGAGTCGAAGGCTCTGGGGCAAAGTTGTGCCCAGTGAGTTACCCAATAAGGTGGCATTTGTTACACGGCAACCAATGGGTGTTTGGGGTATGATTTGTCCCTGGAATTTTCCGATGGCAATTCCCTCCTGGAAAATCTTTCCGGCGTTGATTTGTGGAAATACTGTTGTTATTAAACCGGCGACACTAACCCCCGCATCGGTGCATGAGTTCGTCGCGGCTCTCACTGAAGCTGGTGTACCGTCGGGAGTGGTAAATATTGTTTATGGTGAAGGTGGGGTCGTCGGTGAGGCACTTTTGAATCATCCGGATATCTGCGGTATTTCTTTTACCGGTTCTTCGGTTATCGGGCGCCGGATTGCTGAGGTCTGTGGTAAGCATTTAAAACGATGTTCACTTGAACTGGGTGGAAAAAATGCTCAAATCGTAATGGGCGACGCCGACCTGGAATTGGCACTGGAAGGCGTTATCTGGGGGGCGTTTGGCACAACCGGCCAGCGTTGCACTGCTACATCCCGACTTATTGTCGAAAGCCAAGTCTATGAACAGTTTCTTGAGATGGTGGTGGAACGGGCGAAGAAATTGAAGGTCGGTAATGGACTTGATGAGACAGTAGAGATGGGACCACTGGTAAGCGAAGGGCAGAGAAAAACAGTACACAGTTATGTGGAAATCGGTAAAAGTGAGGGGGCAAGGTTGGTTTGCGGCGGAGAATTTCTTAAAGGTGGCGATTATGACCGCGGATTTTTCTATAAACCGACGATATTTGCCGATGTAAAACCACAGATGCGGATTGCACAAGAGGAAATTTTCGGACCGGTGCTTTCAGTTATCAAAGTAAAAGACTTTAACGAAGCGATAGCGGTGCTCAACAGCACTTCGTATGGTCTTTCTTCTTCTATTTACACCCGGGACGTCAATCGCGCCTTTAAAGCGATTGAACAGATTGAAGCGGGTATTACATATATTAACGCGCCGACGATCGGCGCTGAATGTCATCTGCCATTTGGCGGTGTTAAAGAAACTGGTAATGGTCATCGCGAAGGGGGCTGGACCGCGTACGAAATTTTCTCTGAGTTAAAAACGGTGTATGTAGATTACTCAGGTATTCTACAAAAGGCTCAGATTGATACGGCAGAGGATTAGTTAACGATTTCAACGTTACCTGAGTTATTATTGAGGTTGATGGTTTAGCTTAAAATTGTAAAGTCTTTATCACCGTTAGCCACATATACTCTGGATTTAAATCCGGTGAAATTTTTCGGCTTTAAGTCCCTAATGGAGCATTAAAACAACAATAAATTTGCCAGAGAACCACTACTTTATCAGCCCGAGCCAGTCTCCCAATAGAAACTGAAGTCTGCCAATGAATAAGGAAAGCCGTGCCATTACCGTATAGCCAAAGGAAGCCCCGAATCCAATCATAATAAATATTATGCCCACATAACTTACAGGTTTAAGTACACCCTTGCGCTCAGTGGAAAAGAAGAAATAACTTATCGTCGTGATAACACCAAAAAGGATGACAAGCGCCCATAGTCCTGCCTGCCAGTTAGCAAAAGATGCCCGAGTGACAATGGTTGCTTTTGCCTGCCGTATGATTTCAGCGTCAATTGCCCGGGGGATGGATGTTCCCGAAGCATAACCAAGGACAATGGCAATGGGAATACGAATGAGCCAGGAGATTTTCGGGATGAACCGGGTAAAATAAAGGGCACCGATGATGGCGATGGCGATTAACCATATTTTAGTTGAGACCGGTGTTTGGGCAGAACCAACTCGGTCGAAAAGTGAGGGGACAAGGATTCGATGCCAGTAAAATGTTATTGCATAACCATTGGCAATGCCGACATAGAGATGTTCGGCGAAACGGTAAAACGGGTTCTCTTTATACAGAAACGAGAAAATTGCCAGTGTCAGTATCGCTGCAATCCAAACCCAGGGGTCGGTTGAAAGATTCATTTTCTTCTCCTCCTTGTAGCAAAGAAGGCGATATTGCCAATCACGATAAAAGCCATAATCGCCAGATGAGCAGCGGTTTGAGAGGACATCGCTTCGGTTCCGCGATTACGCAATGCCCAGTCCATACCATTTTTTTCCATTCTTTGAGCGACGAGTTGCTCATATTCAGCGGCTCCTTTCATTCCGGCAAGCATGCCGATGAATTGGCCGGAGTTGACATAGGGGTAAAAGTCAGCGGCGGAGACGGCGGTGATACCGCAACTTAAATTTACGCCAAACTGAACCTGGGCGTAATTTATCCAGGAGCGGGGGATCGCTGAGGCGGCAATTGTTACGAGAATGCCGATATCGTCATAATTTTTGATATAGCGCATAATTGGCAGACTTTCGGTGCGATTGCCGTAATAATCTACCGGAAACACATTGGTGATACGTTCGCCCATCCCGAGCATTACGGTAAGGACAGGGGTTGTCCAGCCCCAGAACACATAGTCTTCACCATAGATAACAGAGTCTTCATGAGTTCGGGCATTAGTGTTAAATTCGGTAGTTACCTGCTGAATCGCTTCTTCTGCCAATCCCAGTCCATAAACCGAAATTGCGAGTAGTCCGACACGGCGTTTTTGGGCAAATGCATGGCGCATTAAGGCAACAACCATGGGTTGAAGTTCGGCTCGGGTGTCGGGAGTGAAGTCTACAGAAATCGCCAGTGCTTTGTTTTCCGGCATTGTGTCGATATAGTTAAAAAGTTTTTCCACCGTTGGGGAAGGTTGGGGCTGAATTTTAAACGGGAAAAGCAACGGTATCATTACCACTAACCATAAAACGAGGTAAATCCAGCGCCGGTCAATTTTCTGCAGTCTGATGAGAATGTTTTCGCGGTTCGTGCTCATTTTCCGCCTCCGCCCAGCCAGCCCCGTTCGATACCGAGGATAATTTTTAATGAGGTGGCAAAGATGCCTAATTCGACGCCGAACAGGATACCGCGTTTAGAAGCGGTATTGGGTACGGCGAGAATCCATTCGGCGAAAGCGGGTAGTTCGCGATGAATTAGTCTGCCGAGTGGGACCGCACCAAGCATCATAATGAAAGCGGCAAGCAGCAGCAGAGTGGCTTCAAGGTTTCGAGCCCGGAAGGCACGATAAGCAGCAGAAGACATAAAAAATGCTAAAAGAGAAAACATTGTTGCCGCCAGGGGAACCATCATATTGGAATAAATTGTTTGAATATGGAAGGAAAAGTTACCCAGTCGTGTCGGTAAAACGCCGGGTCGGGCGAGGTCAATGCCGCCAAACAAGCCGATAATTGCAGTAATAACAAGGGCGATAAGGGTAATGTAGCTGTATTGCCAGAACTGGGCTTTTCGCTGAATTTTTATCAGGTGGTGTTGAACTATTGACCCGACACCGAGCACAAGACTGAAAGCGGCGATGATGCGCTGTACATCGTTACGCATAATCTCATCGGCACTGCGAATTGCTGGATAAGGGACGAAAAAGGCAACGGCACCAAATATGCCGGTGATAAGGACAATCAGCAGGGGAATTCGGCGTTGCATAATACCTCCTAAAACCAGTTAAGAACGGGTAGGTTGAAACTGAGGGCGAGCAGGGACATAAGAACGATGACGGCTGTGATTAAAGCCTTTGAGTAGTCCTGACCTTTGATTGCTCCGAGCAGCAGTGGCTCGCGTGAAATATAGGCGCTGGCGGCATAAAGTTCTTCGCCAATAAGGGTGTAATCGCAGGCGGTGATAAAGAATGGCAACTGGGCGATGGCATCGGTTCCGGCAATCTGAATTGCACCGGTTGCGGCACCGGTTTCGGCAAGGATTAGAGATTCAGCCCAGAACATTCCAATTAGAAAGTTGGTGGCAGGTTTCTCCCTGGTCATAATACCATCAACGGCAGCGGCGAATGCGAATTGCTGGTCGGTAACGAAGAATACAATATCCTGATGGAAGGCGTCGGGGCGGCCAGCAGCTGTGTACGATTCTTTGACAACTTCTCGGGCTACGGTATAAACAATCGGGTCGCTGGTAGGCACAATTAAAGGGGTACCAAACTGAGCGGTCTTTTTTGCGACTTCGCCCAAGATGTTTAATGAAGCGATGGTGGCGACATCGCTCACCGTTGAGAGTCCGGGAACATACAATGTTGCCCGCCCCATTTCTGTTGCTCTTCCCAACGCTTCTTCAACCGCATCCAATCCGGTGATACGGCGGATAAAAAGGGAACGGTCTTTTTTTGCCCGGTTGATAAAATAGACGAAAATTATACTTAATACGATAGTTCCAATTAGTGCCGGCAGCGTGGATTTGTCAAACCATTGCGGGGTAGCAATGGCGTACGGGGACGGTTCAGATTCGATAATTTCTGTTTCTGATGTGGCGAGGATTTTGTAGCGATAGGGCACATTGTTTTGTGCCTCATCGTCAACATAACGGGCAGTGAGCCTGCCAACAAATGCGAGTGTTTCCCACTCTTCATCCCCTTGCTTTTGTCGCAGCACCCGATAACTGAGTACTGCGGTGTCCGGTGATTTCTGCCAGGTAACAAGGAGTTTGCCGCCTTCATCATTAGGGACATCGCAGACCCTGATGTTACTTGGCGGTAAAATCGAGGCGAAATAAAACATCAAAAACCACATTAAAAGTGAGTTTATGGCAAATTGATTAACAGTCAAGCAAGAAGTTTAAAATAATGATTAATTTTTTTGTTTAATCAGGTTTCGGTAGGTACCGGCGCGATGCGTAAAATGCTGGTGAACACAAGGAAGGTCTTTACCTTTTTATCCGGATACATTGCGGTTACCGCAGCAGCGTAATGTTTAAGTTGGAGGTCGTAATACTCCTGAATCAGACCGGGGATTTCTTTTTCTCTTACGGGGAAAGTTTTGTAATCATACACTCGCACCTCATCGGGCAGAACAATCAGTCGGTCAATGCGACAGTTCCAGATGGTGTCGTCCTTTTGATACATCAGAGGCAGTTCGGCAAATGAGTCGGGTTGCGGTTTGATAATTTCCCAGAGCGGTGATTTTTTAATGCGGTTAATGTGCTTTATTACAGTCTGCGTTAGTTCATCTAAACGGTCAGGCGAAATAGGATTTTGGTTGAGCAAACGCACGATTTCTTGCTTCAATGTGGGGTGTTCAGGCGTCAATTGGTTGTTTGAGAAGAGTTCAAAGAGGCGATGAAAAACATCCCCCAGTACGATTGCCTCAGGATGGTGACGGTAGTGGTCGCGAGGGGTGTAACGGGTTACCGAACGAACTTGGGGTATGGTAACCGGTTGCACGGGACCCTTTTTGAGCACGGGCGGCGATTCCTCTTTTGTTTTTAGAACGGGCAAAACTGGTTCAGGAATGGTTGTGGCGTTAACACAATAGACATTGTTGATATCAGCATTTGTCAACTTAAACCGTTCTGCATCGAAACATAGTCCGAGATGTTTTTTAAGCCAATCAAGTTTCGTTTTTTCTTTTTCATCGTTGTTGGCGTTTGGCTGCCAGATTCCAGTGAGAAAGAGACCATCACGGGCACGGGTACAGGCGACATAGAAAACACGCTTTTCCTCCTCGATTTGCTTTTCGAGAAAGGTTAGGAAAACCGGGTGGCCTTTGCGAATTTTATTGTCAGGAAGATAAAAAGCCTGTGCTTCCACGACGCCCTGTTCGTTTACAGTTTCGTTGATAATCAATTTTTCTTTAGAACTGTTTTGGGACAAAATCTCCTCATGCAGTCCGGGATGGAATACGATGGGAAACTGCAACCCCTTTGCGGCGTGTACGGTCATTATTTGCACGACATCCATCCCGCTAATCGTGACATCGGCGCGCGCCTCATCTTTATCATTAAGTTCAAGGAATTTCTTGATACGGTAGGGGTTGATGCCATCCAGTTCCATATTTTGAATAATCTGAAGGTACTTTCTGACATTAGCCGCACGCTGCGGTTCCCAGAATTTTTCCCATCCCCTTGTCTGAGTCAGGATTTGGTCGAGAAGCAAATGTAATGGTTGGTAATTGACGCGGGAAAGGGCGGTGCTCAGGATTTGGACCGCAGTTGCGAGCTCGGCATTATCGGTGGCAAACCGGCTTATCCGTTCCCAGAGAGTGGGAAGAAAATCTTTATCCGGGTATTGAGCGTTACTTATAACGAGCAAATCTTTTTCTTTGATGCTGAATAACGGGCTGCGCAGGGTAATATAGAGGGCGATGTCATCAACCGGGTCAATAAGAAAAGATGTCAGGGCGGCAAGATAGCGGATTTCAGGTTCCTGATAGAATCCAGTACCCCCAACTACGAGAAAGGGAACTTGATAAGCGCGCAGCGCCCTTTCAATCGCATCAAGTTGAGTGCGGCTGCGAATAAGGATGGCGATGTCCTGGTAACAACAGGGGCGTGGCGTTTCACTACCGTCGGACTGGCGTTCGTAAATTTGATAACCGGTGTCAATTAGTTCCCGAATGCGCCGGGCAACCGTCCGAGCATCAAGGTTCCGGCACTCTTGAATCTTTAGTTCCTCTTCAGCGGGGTGGAGAATAATTTCTACTCTGCCCGGGCCGCTTTTCGTACGCTGACAGATAAACGGTGCGTAACGGGTGCGCCATGCCGTCGCTTTAAGTCCGGGTGCCATTAAACGGGAAAAAAGCGCATTGTTAAAGTCGATTATTGCGGGCAGCGAGCGGTAGTTATTTTCGAGGGTGATGCGAACAAATCTTTCTTTCCCCAGCCAGTTTTCCAATCTCTCTGCCGCCTTTGTGAACACTTCCACATTGGCGCCTCGAAATAGATAAATTGACTGTTTGTCATCACCGACGATAAAGATTGTTGGGACAACACCCTTAGCGGCTTTGGCACCTTCGCCCGAACGCCACTCCTCGGTTAATTTGTCAATTATTTCCCATTGGAGATAAGATGTGTCCTGAAATTCATCAACAAGGATATGGTCGGTACGTTCATCAAAAACGTAGAGGATATTTTGCCACTCGTCATGGTGGCTGATAAGGTTTAAGGCGAGCAGTTCCATATCGTCATAGTCGACCTGTCCTAATTCCTGTTTAACTTTTTCGTAAGCTTTAAGGAAAATTTCCCGAAATAGCCAGAACTGTTGTTCAAACTGGTCCTGGACAAGAGTGTTGAGCAACAACCGTCGGTAGCGAGCCATCAATTGTGCCCATTTTTGTTCTTCAGAAGAGAATCCACGACGGCGCGGCTCATCACCCGAAGTTAAGAATACAGATTTGTACCTTTCCAGATGTCGCCAGGTGCATTCAATTGTTTCCGGGGTAAAGTTGTCCGGGAAAAGGATTTTGTAATTATCAATTTGGTCTTTGCCGACCGGATGGTTTTTTAATTGATAGGCAAGTTCGGCAATTTCCTGTTCGCTTTCTTTTGGGATGGTAATGCGGCGCAAAGCGGTGCGCCGTTTAAAGAGGCGGTCAAAAAGTTCCGCCAGTTCATTCCAGTTTTGTTTCGTTTCGGTGGTTATCAGGTCAAGGAGTAACCGGTACTCTTTTGAATCGATATTTTCTTCGGCGATTTTCATCAGGGTGTCGTACTTGGTTTGTTGCCATAAAGAGTCCGAATCGGTAAGCGCTTGAGGATTGGGGTCCATATCAAGGAGATGGGCAAATCGGCGTACGAGTGAGAAACAGAAGGAGTGAATCGTTGAAATTCGCAGTTTCAAGATGTTGTCGCGCAGGAGTTGAGAAAGTTGCGGGTCGGTCTCTGCCGCCTTTTTTAGAATCCGTTCTTTCATTTCGGTTGCCGCTTTATCGGTAAAGGTTATGGTAAGAATCCGTTCTGGTGGGACATTTTGCCTGAGCAGTTGAATGTACCGTTCGCTCAATTGTTCGGTTTTACCCGAACCGGCTGGCGCAAAAACGACTTTGCTCTGAAGTCCACTCATTTAACCCCCATTTTTTCATCCGGTGCCTCTGTCCTGTATCCACAAGTAAATTGAAAGTCGCAGCGCTGACAGATGTTTTTCTTGCCGGGTTGAGCGAGAAATTTACCATTTCTGATGGCTTCAACGATTTCAATGGTGTTTTGAATTGCCGCCTGAATTAAGTTATCAACGGAAGTTTCTTCCTTGGCAAGCCAATTGACTTCAGGAGGGTGGAGGTGGTAAAAGCCTATATTGTCGACTCTTTTTTCGTTAAACTCTTTTTGTTCTGATAACAGGTGGGCATAAAGTGGCAATTGGAGATGAGTGCGATGTTGTATTACATCATTAGCGGAGATTTGTTCTGAGCCGGTTTTGTAATCGATAATTCGAACCGCCGTGCCGGATGAGTCAATGCGGTCAATTCGCCCCTTTACCTTAATGTCCTGGCCAATGGTGCCTTTCAGGATAAGTTCAGTTTTAAAAGGGAGAAACCCTTCCATGCGTAACCGCTCTTCTTGCTCAATGAACATTGGCAAAATGTTATTAAAGACCCGGCGGGTTACTTCAGCCCAGAAACGGGGGATTCCGGCATTTTTCAAAATCTCGTTGAGTAATTTTTCTGCCTTTGGCTTGAGTTCGTTTAGCGCGGGAACGGTTGTGCTCGAATAAATAAGTTTAAATATGTCGTGGAGCAAAATACCCCACTGCTGGGCATCAATTACATACTCCGGCTCTGGTGGTATTTCCAGCCCTAAAACATAGTCGAGATAAAAGATAAATGGACACCGTCGAAAACGCTCCAGGGCGGTGACCGAAATAAAGGATTCAGGACCAAATCGGTGCTTGATAACCTCCTGCGCCTGAGGTTCCGATGAGAAGTCAACCGAGGATGTCATCTGTTCCAGGGTGACATTGGACAGTTTTCCCAGATAGCGCTGGTGTTCGATTTCTGAGTAGATGACGGTGTTTTCTTCCAGTTGACGGGGGGCGGAAACGGCAATGCCCGGTTCGATATCCTGCAAGAAGGGTGTGGGAAGAACCGGATTGCCCTCTTGCGTTTCGGGGAAACTGAGAAATGGTAAATTAAGGCTGGAACAGAGCGTCCGGTGGAAATGGAAGCGCTGCCAGTCCCGATGCCAATCGATGTCGGGCAGACCAAGCTGTTTCCTAATTTTTTCCGGAATGAGCGGGTCCGGTTGATAGGCACCGGGCAGGGCGTTTTCGGTTAGTCCGGCAAAGTACAAATTGTCCGGTGTAATGCCCAGCAACTCTTCCATTCCGAGAATAGCGACGCCGTGCTGGTCCGATTCCGGTGTTTTACAACTCAGGGACAGCAATCGGCTGATAATTTTTATAAAGTCGGTGCGGGTTTCTTTGTCCCCCCCGAAATCGGCTTCAAATTCAACAATGGTGTCAAGGATGTCGTACAGTTTTTTACGGTCTTCAAGCATTTCTGACCTAACCGTGTCATCGGGCGCGATGTTTGTGCCGTAGTCAACAGTTTCGAGGAACTGTTTGAGGCGGTGCGCTTGACTGCCCAGTGTGTCCGCGGGCTCAAGGATTTTTTCTGTAATACCCAGCGCCTGACGAACGCGTTGTTGAATCTCGCGCAGGTAACGGGTTTCCGGGCTGGTTTCATCTAACTCCTCGGCTCTTATTATCCGTTCGGCGATGTTGTGCCAGTTCGCGCGGCCTTTAATTATGCCAGCCCGGCGCGAAATGGTGTTAAGCATCTGGGCGGCGCGCTGCCGCCGGTCAATTCCGGAATCGGGGACGGTTGGGTTCGAATCGTCGGAAAGGCGCAACAAACCAGGGAAAAAGGGGGACGAGAATGCGGCGGTTGTCGCAACCCGTTCGTAGTCGGTGTTCAGCGCATTAAGTAGTTCGAGCACGGCAATTATCATCGGTGCAGAAGCAAGGGGTGATTCAGGATAGATGGTAAAAGGAATCTCGTACTGCCGGAAGATGCGGTTGGCAAGCGGTGCGTATTCGTTAAGGCGAGGAAAGACGACATAGGTGTTTTTTAATCCCGACCTTTCTGCTTGAATGCGCAAATGGCGGCAGATTCCGGTAACTTCATCTTCGGCGGTAGGGAAACGCCATATGGTTGGTGTATTCCCTTTGTTGTTTTCACAGGGCAATGGCTGTGCTGAAAAGCCCGGGTGAGAAAGGATAAAATCGTTAAACACCCGGGCAAGGTTATAACCCGGATTGGAGTCTGAGGCACCATAGCCCAGGGCAAGGGTGTGCTCTGCTCTGTCAATCAGCGCGGCAATGATTTCCTTCTCAAGCCGGTTCGGCGCTACAAAACTGTCAAGGATGAGAACCTTTATTGCCGGGATTTTTTCCAGCAGCCTTGGTGCCTGACTGAGGATGTCTTCACTGTCCCACCAGTTTGATTGGTCAAGTGCGTGGTTGTAGTCATCCATTATCTGATAAGCCTCAAGAAGACGCTGCAGTACTTTTTCATAGCCAGCGAATATGTCCATTCCCTTTAGCCGTTCGGGCAGGACGGCTTGTTCTTCAGGGGAAAGATGGCGTTTAAGTTCGGTGATGAATTTAGCCACCACCTGAGCATAGCCAATTGTAACTTTTTTGTTTTTGCGCAGGAAAAGTTGTCTTACCAGTAAAGGTTTTAACTCTTCAGGAAAGGGCCGCTTGTTACCGTACTCGCTGGCGAGTTTCAGGGCAAACTGGCGCAGGGTAAAGAACGCCGGGGGGATAAATGCTTGTTTACCATAAATCCGGGCGAAAAGCACCTGGGTGGCGCGCAGTTTGCGCGGACTGGGGGTAAAGTAAAATATCTGATGGGGTTGGGTTCCGGTTTTAAGCGCCGTTTTCAGGAGGTGTTCGGTACCGTTGTAAGAGGAAAATGGAATAAGGTATAAGTGGCGCATAACAAACGTTGAGGGCAGAGCCCCGAACTGATGTCTTTATTGCTGCCGGGATGCTTGCAGTGCCTTTTTACGGGCTTCTTCCCGGCGCCGTTTCTTCAATATCCAGCGATGACGTAACCGTTTAACCTTCGTTTTGCTTCGCGCCATAATCCTCCTTTTTTTTAACTTAATAA is drawn from candidate division WOR-3 bacterium and contains these coding sequences:
- a CDS encoding aldehyde dehydrogenase family protein, yielding MAREYLNFINGKFVPAKSGKKYENRNPADTDDLIGIFPSSGAEDVDEAVRAAKMAYPAWRALPVPKRGEIIRRATEILIKRKEELARLMTREMGKVLKETRGDVQEAIDTGLYAAGESRRLWGKVVPSELPNKVAFVTRQPMGVWGMICPWNFPMAIPSWKIFPALICGNTVVIKPATLTPASVHEFVAALTEAGVPSGVVNIVYGEGGVVGEALLNHPDICGISFTGSSVIGRRIAEVCGKHLKRCSLELGGKNAQIVMGDADLELALEGVIWGAFGTTGQRCTATSRLIVESQVYEQFLEMVVERAKKLKVGNGLDETVEMGPLVSEGQRKTVHSYVEIGKSEGARLVCGGEFLKGGDYDRGFFYKPTIFADVKPQMRIAQEEIFGPVLSVIKVKDFNEAIAVLNSTSYGLSSSIYTRDVNRAFKAIEQIEAGITYINAPTIGAECHLPFGGVKETGNGHREGGWTAYEIFSELKTVYVDYSGILQKAQIDTAED
- a CDS encoding DUF3623 family protein, encoding MQRRIPLLIVLITGIFGAVAFFVPYPAIRSADEIMRNDVQRIIAAFSLVLGVGSIVQHHLIKIQRKAQFWQYSYITLIALVITAIIGLFGGIDLARPGVLPTRLGNFSFHIQTIYSNMMVPLAATMFSLLAFFMSSAAYRAFRARNLEATLLLLAAFIMMLGAVPLGRLIHRELPAFAEWILAVPNTASKRGILFGVELGIFATSLKIILGIERGWLGGGGK
- a CDS encoding fibronectin type III domain-containing protein encodes the protein MWFLMFYFASILPPSNIRVCDVPNDEGGKLLVTWQKSPDTAVLSYRVLRQKQGDEEWETLAFVGRLTARYVDDEAQNNVPYRYKILATSETEIIESEPSPYAIATPQWFDKSTLPALIGTIVLSIIFVYFINRAKKDRSLFIRRITGLDAVEEALGRATEMGRATLYVPGLSTVSDVATIASLNILGEVAKKTAQFGTPLIVPTSDPIVYTVAREVVKESYTAAGRPDAFHQDIVFFVTDQQFAFAAAVDGIMTREKPATNFLIGMFWAESLILAETGAATGAIQIAGTDAIAQLPFFITACDYTLIGEELYAASAYISREPLLLGAIKGQDYSKALITAVIVLMSLLALSFNLPVLNWF
- a CDS encoding UvrD-helicase domain-containing protein, giving the protein MSGLQSKVVFAPAGSGKTEQLSERYIQLLRQNVPPERILTITFTDKAATEMKERILKKAAETDPQLSQLLRDNILKLRISTIHSFCFSLVRRFAHLLDMDPNPQALTDSDSLWQQTKYDTLMKIAEENIDSKEYRLLLDLITTETKQNWNELAELFDRLFKRRTALRRITIPKESEQEIAELAYQLKNHPVGKDQIDNYKILFPDNFTPETIECTWRHLERYKSVFLTSGDEPRRRGFSSEEQKWAQLMARYRRLLLNTLVQDQFEQQFWLFREIFLKAYEKVKQELGQVDYDDMELLALNLISHHDEWQNILYVFDERTDHILVDEFQDTSYLQWEIIDKLTEEWRSGEGAKAAKGVVPTIFIVGDDKQSIYLFRGANVEVFTKAAERLENWLGKERFVRITLENNYRSLPAIIDFNNALFSRLMAPGLKATAWRTRYAPFICQRTKSGPGRVEIILHPAEEELKIQECRNLDARTVARRIRELIDTGYQIYERQSDGSETPRPCCYQDIAILIRSRTQLDAIERALRAYQVPFLVVGGTGFYQEPEIRYLAALTSFLIDPVDDIALYITLRSPLFSIKEKDLLVISNAQYPDKDFLPTLWERISRFATDNAELATAVQILSTALSRVNYQPLHLLLDQILTQTRGWEKFWEPQRAANVRKYLQIIQNMELDGINPYRIKKFLELNDKDEARADVTISGMDVVQIMTVHAAKGLQFPIVFHPGLHEEILSQNSSKEKLIINETVNEQGVVEAQAFYLPDNKIRKGHPVFLTFLEKQIEEEKRVFYVACTRARDGLFLTGIWQPNANNDEKEKTKLDWLKKHLGLCFDAERFKLTNADINNVYCVNATTIPEPVLPVLKTKEESPPVLKKGPVQPVTIPQVRSVTRYTPRDHYRHHPEAIVLGDVFHRLFELFSNNQLTPEHPTLKQEIVRLLNQNPISPDRLDELTQTVIKHINRIKKSPLWEIIKPQPDSFAELPLMYQKDDTIWNCRIDRLIVLPDEVRVYDYKTFPVREKEIPGLIQEYYDLQLKHYAAAVTAMYPDKKVKTFLVFTSILRIAPVPTET
- a CDS encoding PD-(D/E)XK nuclease family protein; amino-acid sequence: MRHLYLIPFSSYNGTEHLLKTALKTGTQPHQIFYFTPSPRKLRATQVLFARIYGKQAFIPPAFFTLRQFALKLASEYGNKRPFPEELKPLLVRQLFLRKNKKVTIGYAQVVAKFITELKRHLSPEEQAVLPERLKGMDIFAGYEKVLQRLLEAYQIMDDYNHALDQSNWWDSEDILSQAPRLLEKIPAIKVLILDSFVAPNRLEKEIIAALIDRAEHTLALGYGASDSNPGYNLARVFNDFILSHPGFSAQPLPCENNKGNTPTIWRFPTAEDEVTGICRHLRIQAERSGLKNTYVVFPRLNEYAPLANRIFRQYEIPFTIYPESPLASAPMIIAVLELLNALNTDYERVATTAAFSSPFFPGLLRLSDDSNPTVPDSGIDRRQRAAQMLNTISRRAGIIKGRANWHNIAERIIRAEELDETSPETRYLREIQQRVRQALGITEKILEPADTLGSQAHRLKQFLETVDYGTNIAPDDTVRSEMLEDRKKLYDILDTIVEFEADFGGDKETRTDFIKIISRLLSLSCKTPESDQHGVAILGMEELLGITPDNLYFAGLTENALPGAYQPDPLIPEKIRKQLGLPDIDWHRDWQRFHFHRTLCSSLNLPFLSFPETQEGNPVLPTPFLQDIEPGIAVSAPRQLEENTVIYSEIEHQRYLGKLSNVTLEQMTSSVDFSSEPQAQEVIKHRFGPESFISVTALERFRRCPFIFYLDYVLGLEIPPEPEYVIDAQQWGILLHDIFKLIYSSTTVPALNELKPKAEKLLNEILKNAGIPRFWAEVTRRVFNNILPMFIEQEERLRMEGFLPFKTELILKGTIGQDIKVKGRIDRIDSSGTAVRIIDYKTGSEQISANDVIQHRTHLQLPLYAHLLSEQKEFNEKRVDNIGFYHLHPPEVNWLAKEETSVDNLIQAAIQNTIEIVEAIRNGKFLAQPGKKNICQRCDFQFTCGYRTEAPDEKMGVK